From Aristaeella lactis, the proteins below share one genomic window:
- the rpsK gene encoding 30S ribosomal protein S11: protein MAPKQKLKKATRKRRERKLVERGAAHIRSSFNNTIVTITDTQGNALSWASAGGLGFRGSKKSTPFAAQMAAETAAKAAMEYGLRTVEVYVKGPGSGREAAIRSLQAAGLDVNMIKDVTPIPHNGCRPPKRRRV from the coding sequence ATGGCACCTAAGCAAAAGCTGAAGAAGGCTACGCGTAAACGCCGCGAACGGAAGCTCGTTGAGCGCGGCGCTGCCCATATCCGTTCTTCTTTCAACAATACCATCGTGACCATCACCGACACCCAGGGCAATGCTCTTTCCTGGGCCAGCGCCGGCGGTCTGGGCTTCCGCGGAAGCAAGAAGTCCACGCCCTTCGCTGCTCAGATGGCCGCTGAGACCGCTGCCAAGGCCGCTATGGAATACGGTCTGCGCACGGTTGAAGTGTATGTCAAAGGCCCCGGTTCCGGACGCGAAGCCGCTATCCGTTCCCTTCAGGCCGCCGGTCTGGATGTGAACATGATCAAGGACGTGACGCCCATTCCTCACAACGGTTGCCGTCCGCCCAAACGCCGTCGCGTGTAA
- a CDS encoding DUF2500 domain-containing protein produces MRFGRSTYIEPGELAAYCVVGVIVIIFLYIIISGLIRWSRNNNSPILTVDARIVSKRQDVSGSDSSTSTWYYVTFELENRERIEFPVLGKDYGMLTEGDCGSLTYQGTRYKGFIRSI; encoded by the coding sequence ATGCGTTTCGGAAGAAGCACCTATATCGAGCCTGGTGAACTGGCTGCGTATTGTGTTGTAGGGGTTATTGTCATCATCTTTCTCTATATCATCATTTCCGGACTCATCAGATGGTCCAGAAACAATAACTCCCCTATTCTGACCGTCGATGCCCGTATAGTCTCAAAGCGACAGGATGTTTCCGGTTCTGACAGTTCAACCAGTACCTGGTATTATGTCACCTTCGAACTGGAAAACAGGGAGCGCATCGAATTCCCTGTACTCGGAAAGGATTACGGTATGCTTACCGAAGGTGACTGCGGCAGTCTGACCTACCAGGGCACAAGATATAAGGGGTTTATCCGCAGTATATAA
- the rpsM gene encoding 30S ribosomal protein S13 produces the protein MARIAGVDLPREKRVEIGLTYIYGIGLTTSQKMLAEVGVNPDTRVKDLSETEISKLREYIEHNLKVEGDLRREVSLNIKRLIEIGCYRGVRHRHGLPVRGQNTKQNARTRKGPKKTIAGKKKATK, from the coding sequence ATGGCACGCATTGCAGGTGTTGACCTGCCCAGAGAAAAGCGCGTTGAGATCGGCCTGACCTACATCTACGGCATCGGCCTGACCACTTCGCAGAAGATGCTCGCGGAAGTCGGTGTGAACCCCGACACACGGGTAAAGGATCTCTCCGAGACCGAAATCAGCAAGCTGCGTGAATACATTGAGCACAACCTGAAGGTTGAAGGTGATCTTCGCCGTGAAGTTTCGCTCAACATCAAGCGTCTGATTGAAATCGGCTGCTATCGTGGCGTCCGTCATCGTCATGGTCTTCCCGTTCGCGGACAGAACACCAAACAGAATGCCCGCACCCGTAAGGGACCCAAGAAGACCATCGCCGGCAAGAAGAAAGCCACCAAGTAA
- a CDS encoding TlpA disulfide reductase family protein: MMKLRKAVCLLPVMILIVLCGISPVCASSESSRETLRFPGTGFEIDLPPASEISGTLQIACDTRLDEDVRLAMLYYIAVPKEKSEFITQSKYAYSSELDALTEGLTPCLLTVLSLDNGKTLDDLHPEYKKQFEVEYFEELGSAGEHNFYIRYIPEGYDFAWKMSAESKQEFESLVEICREPGRIRLFEPGKESLPPVIFETVDLNGEEIHSEDLFGSHALTMLNIWTTWCGPCISELPDLEKLTRNWKLKEKNVAIVGIVMDIRDPVNSEMISKARDILSEKGVHYINLIPWEGIESMLPVSAFPTNYFIDSKGQIIGECEIGSHIRSVYIDLINQKLTEAE; the protein is encoded by the coding sequence ATACTGATCGTGCTCTGCGGCATTTCTCCCGTCTGCGCGTCCTCCGAATCATCCCGGGAAACGCTGAGATTTCCCGGAACCGGTTTTGAAATTGATCTGCCTCCCGCTTCAGAGATCAGCGGAACGCTTCAGATCGCATGTGATACACGGCTTGACGAAGACGTCCGTTTGGCGATGTTGTATTATATTGCCGTTCCAAAGGAAAAGAGCGAATTTATTACCCAAAGCAAATACGCCTATTCATCTGAACTGGATGCCCTTACCGAAGGCTTAACGCCGTGCTTATTGACAGTATTGAGTCTGGACAACGGAAAAACCCTTGATGATCTCCACCCTGAATACAAAAAGCAATTCGAGGTTGAGTATTTTGAAGAATTGGGCTCTGCTGGAGAACACAACTTCTACATCCGGTATATTCCGGAAGGATATGATTTTGCCTGGAAGATGTCCGCGGAATCAAAGCAGGAATTTGAATCCCTCGTGGAAATCTGCAGGGAGCCCGGCCGGATCCGTCTCTTCGAGCCAGGAAAAGAAAGCCTTCCGCCTGTGATATTTGAAACCGTTGATCTTAACGGAGAAGAGATTCATTCTGAAGATCTGTTCGGAAGTCATGCCCTGACAATGCTGAACATCTGGACCACCTGGTGCGGACCATGCATATCTGAACTTCCTGATCTTGAAAAGCTGACCCGGAATTGGAAACTGAAAGAAAAGAATGTCGCGATTGTCGGTATTGTAATGGATATCCGTGATCCGGTAAACAGCGAAATGATCAGCAAAGCCAGGGATATTCTATCTGAGAAGGGTGTTCATTATATCAATCTCATTCCCTGGGAGGGAATAGAGAGCATGCTCCCGGTTTCTGCTTTCCCCACCAATTATTTCATCGATTCAAAGGGACAAATCATCGGGGAGTGTGAAATCGGAAGTCATATCAGGAGTGTTTATATAGATCTGATCAATCAGAAACTTACAGAAGCAGAGTAA
- a CDS encoding DUF2500 domain-containing protein has product MFSGFSSAPAGFQFFFVLIAALVIGGFIYAIVSGTKTWISNNNSPILTVDAVIVSKREDVSVHRHGNAGDVTGAHGYHTTSSTTYYVTFEMENGERKELHVSGKEYGLLAEGDSGKLTFQGTRYKGFERSIRHAETAQEESIQELKYRQE; this is encoded by the coding sequence ATGTTTAGTGGTTTTTCTTCAGCCCCCGCAGGTTTCCAGTTTTTCTTTGTCCTGATTGCCGCGCTTGTCATCGGCGGATTCATATATGCCATCGTTTCAGGAACAAAAACCTGGATCAGTAACAACAATTCCCCCATTCTGACCGTTGACGCAGTCATTGTCTCAAAGCGGGAAGATGTCTCCGTTCATCGTCATGGGAACGCAGGCGATGTTACAGGAGCTCACGGATACCATACCACATCCAGCACCACATACTACGTCACCTTCGAGATGGAGAACGGCGAAAGAAAGGAACTCCATGTCTCCGGGAAGGAGTACGGTCTGCTTGCTGAAGGTGACAGCGGCAAACTGACATTCCAGGGCACAAGGTATAAAGGCTTTGAACGTAGCATCCGTCATGCGGAAACAGCGCAGGAGGAATCCATACAGGAACTGAAATACAGACAGGAATAA